One window of Rubrobacter aplysinae genomic DNA carries:
- a CDS encoding ArgE/DapE family deacylase → MNEVSDEAVLDAVSAERGWMEDLLARLVEAPTTLGDEEAGQRLIQAAFAECGLDTRDVPLDEEALRAAPGASPFGWEVEGKRNVVADWEPVTDGGRSLILNGHIDVVPPAEESLWTHPPFEAVRDGDWLYGRGAGDMKAGLATMTGVVRALGRAGYAPAAPVQLQSVVEEECTGHGTLQCLLDGSRADACVITEPHPDHITIAQVGVLWFHVDVAGVPAHAARASRLGFNAIEAAGDVLQALRRLEERLNEDPPAPYDTFEHPINLNPGVISGGDWPSTVAASCTVSYRLGLYPRQDPGELRTLVEETVAEAARNSPRLAENPPRVRYDGFSCEGFVLGGEVPVADALAGAYQRLHGERPPLIPTTATTDARHFVREGIPAVCFGPRAEQIHGIDERVSLGSVVETAQALGLFVRDWCGLVKV, encoded by the coding sequence ATGAACGAGGTGAGCGACGAGGCCGTCCTCGACGCGGTCTCCGCCGAGAGGGGCTGGATGGAGGATCTGCTGGCCCGGCTCGTCGAGGCCCCGACCACGCTGGGCGACGAGGAGGCCGGACAACGCCTGATACAGGCCGCGTTCGCCGAGTGCGGCCTGGATACCCGCGACGTGCCGCTCGACGAGGAGGCCCTGCGCGCCGCGCCGGGGGCCTCGCCGTTTGGCTGGGAGGTCGAGGGCAAACGCAACGTCGTCGCCGACTGGGAGCCCGTCACGGACGGGGGCCGCTCATTGATCCTGAACGGCCACATAGACGTGGTACCGCCCGCCGAGGAGAGCCTCTGGACCCACCCGCCGTTCGAGGCGGTGCGCGACGGCGACTGGTTGTACGGCCGCGGTGCCGGGGACATGAAAGCCGGGCTGGCCACGATGACCGGCGTGGTGCGGGCGCTCGGCCGGGCCGGGTATGCGCCCGCGGCCCCCGTCCAGCTCCAGTCGGTCGTGGAGGAGGAGTGCACGGGTCACGGCACCTTGCAGTGCTTGCTCGACGGCTCGCGGGCAGATGCCTGCGTCATTACAGAGCCGCACCCCGACCACATAACCATTGCCCAGGTCGGCGTGCTGTGGTTCCACGTGGACGTCGCGGGTGTCCCGGCCCACGCGGCCCGCGCCAGCCGGCTCGGGTTCAACGCCATAGAGGCCGCCGGAGACGTGCTGCAGGCGCTAAGACGGCTGGAGGAGAGGCTTAACGAGGACCCGCCGGCCCCGTACGACACGTTTGAGCACCCCATCAACCTGAACCCGGGTGTGATCTCGGGCGGCGACTGGCCCTCGACCGTCGCGGCCTCCTGCACGGTTTCGTACCGGCTCGGCCTCTACCCGCGCCAGGACCCCGGAGAGCTGCGCACCCTGGTCGAGGAGACCGTCGCCGAGGCCGCGCGGAACTCTCCGCGCCTGGCGGAGAACCCGCCCCGCGTCCGTTACGACGGCTTCTCCTGCGAGGGGTTTGTTCTCGGTGGAGAGGTGCCCGTGGCGGATGCGCTGGCCGGGGCCTACCAGCGGCTGCACGGGGAGCGGCCGCCGCTGATACCGACCACCGCCACGACGGACGCCCGCCACTTCGTGCGGGAGGGGATACCGGCGGTGTGCTTCGGCCCCCGGGCCGAGCAGATACACGGCATAGACGAGCGGGTTTCGCTCGGCTCCGTCGTCGAGACCGCGCAGGCGCTCGGGCTCTTCGTCCGGGACTGGTGCGGCTTGGTGAAGGTCTAA
- a CDS encoding aldehyde dehydrogenase, which yields MSSVTGRVEVAGVEVSPDHFIGGERVASQSRFEDVSPIDAGVIAEVSRGGEREADQAVQAANEAFPGWAALGPAGRAGYIHRLADLIDENVERLAAVENADMAMLLRSLRARVISRGAKNFRSYADLATAYEERDWHSLGTWNRVQRMPAGPAAVITPWNAPFMLSTWKTAPALAAGCTVVLKPAEWSPLSCSILAELAAEAGFPPGVFNVLQGYGEEVGASLVSHPLLKRVSFTGSPEAGRQIGVAAARNLVPFTAEMGGKGPLIVFEDADLDAAARKAAGQYDDSGQVCLAGTRLIVQESVADEFLEKFHRYLDEQVLGDPREDSTTISPLIHPEHLQRVEGFVERARAEGHRIVRGGRRSEAGPLFYEPTLIEPTSNDAEIVQSEVFGPVLTFQTFSEEEEAVALANSTEYGLSGVLYTTSLGRADRVGRQVRAGIVWVNTFLVRDLTAPFGGMDISGIGREGGDYALDFYSELKTLQILEGSVG from the coding sequence GTGAGCTCCGTTACTGGGCGGGTAGAGGTCGCCGGTGTCGAGGTCTCCCCGGACCACTTCATCGGCGGGGAGCGGGTTGCCAGCCAGTCCCGCTTCGAGGACGTCTCCCCGATAGACGCCGGTGTGATCGCCGAGGTATCGCGCGGCGGCGAGAGGGAGGCGGACCAAGCGGTCCAGGCCGCGAACGAGGCGTTCCCCGGGTGGGCCGCGCTCGGGCCCGCCGGACGCGCCGGGTACATCCACCGGCTGGCCGACCTTATAGACGAGAACGTGGAGCGGCTCGCCGCGGTCGAGAACGCCGACATGGCGATGCTCCTAAGGTCGTTGCGGGCGCGGGTGATCTCGCGCGGCGCTAAAAACTTCCGCTCCTATGCGGATCTCGCCACCGCCTACGAGGAGCGCGACTGGCACTCTTTAGGCACCTGGAACCGGGTGCAGCGGATGCCCGCCGGACCCGCGGCCGTGATCACGCCCTGGAACGCGCCTTTCATGCTCTCGACCTGGAAGACGGCCCCGGCGCTCGCCGCAGGCTGTACCGTCGTGCTAAAGCCCGCCGAGTGGTCGCCGCTCTCGTGCTCGATACTCGCCGAGCTCGCCGCCGAGGCCGGGTTCCCGCCCGGAGTGTTCAACGTGCTCCAAGGCTACGGCGAGGAGGTCGGGGCCTCGCTGGTCTCCCACCCGCTGCTAAAGCGTGTCTCCTTCACGGGCTCTCCCGAGGCGGGGCGTCAGATCGGGGTCGCAGCAGCCCGAAATCTCGTGCCGTTCACCGCCGAGATGGGAGGAAAGGGGCCGCTAATCGTCTTCGAGGACGCGGACCTCGACGCAGCGGCCCGCAAGGCCGCCGGCCAGTACGATGACTCCGGGCAGGTGTGTCTGGCAGGGACGCGCCTAATAGTGCAGGAGTCCGTCGCCGACGAGTTTCTGGAGAAGTTCCACCGCTATCTGGACGAGCAGGTGCTCGGCGACCCCCGCGAGGACTCGACCACCATCTCGCCGCTCATCCATCCCGAGCACCTGCAACGTGTCGAGGGCTTCGTCGAGCGCGCCCGCGCCGAGGGCCACAGGATAGTCCGCGGCGGCCGGCGATCAGAGGCGGGCCCGCTCTTCTACGAGCCGACCCTGATCGAGCCGACCTCGAACGACGCCGAGATCGTTCAGAGCGAGGTCTTCGGCCCCGTGCTGACCTTCCAGACCTTCTCCGAGGAGGAGGAGGCCGTGGCGCTCGCGAACTCCACCGAGTACGGCCTCTCGGGCGTCCTCTACACCACCTCGCTCGGCCGGGCCGACCGCGTGGGCCGGCAGGTGCGCGCGGGCATAGTGTGGGTCAACACCTTCCTCGTCCGCGACCTCACCGCGCCCTTTGGCGGCATGGACATCTCCGGCATCGGCCGCGAGGGCGGCGACTACGCCCTGGACTTCTACTCCGAGCTGAAGACGCTCCAGATCCTGGAGGGCAGCGTGGGATGA
- a CDS encoding acetoacetate decarboxylase family protein, whose product MSSLQGFTVPRTATGRASITQPPPWHYVGDFLVVDYWADPDAVLAVLPEGLEPHPDAGRCAAVCADWQSCSEGGEELLDPVRSHYREYFIVINALLDGEEVTTCPFIWVDQDFALARGWIQGFPKKLGEIWMTRTFGTSLTADPGLRPGARHGATCSANGRAMSDMTLTIEGESEGGPKHNDPPIVNMRYFPRLTAGRHDEPQVHELVRAVSRDREVSKVMTGPATLNLYPAPGEEHHTLAPVEVDRGYRLTFGYTVDDLEVVKDFA is encoded by the coding sequence ATGAGCAGCCTGCAGGGCTTTACCGTACCCAGAACCGCCACCGGCCGGGCCAGTATCACCCAGCCGCCACCCTGGCACTACGTCGGCGACTTTTTGGTAGTGGACTACTGGGCAGACCCGGACGCGGTTCTGGCGGTGCTGCCCGAGGGACTGGAGCCCCATCCGGACGCAGGGCGCTGCGCCGCCGTCTGCGCGGACTGGCAGTCGTGCTCGGAGGGCGGTGAGGAGCTGCTGGATCCAGTGCGATCGCATTACCGGGAATACTTTATCGTGATCAACGCCCTGCTGGACGGCGAGGAGGTCACGACCTGCCCGTTTATCTGGGTGGACCAGGACTTCGCGCTGGCGCGGGGTTGGATCCAGGGCTTCCCCAAAAAGCTAGGCGAGATCTGGATGACCCGGACCTTCGGCACGAGTCTCACCGCCGATCCCGGCCTCCGCCCCGGAGCCCGTCACGGCGCGACCTGCTCGGCAAACGGACGAGCCATGTCCGACATGACGCTAACCATAGAGGGCGAGAGTGAGGGGGGGCCAAAGCACAACGATCCGCCCATCGTAAACATGCGTTACTTCCCGCGCCTGACCGCCGGACGCCACGACGAGCCCCAGGTACACGAGCTGGTCCGCGCCGTAAGCCGGGATCGGGAGGTGTCCAAGGTAATGACCGGGCCGGCCACGCTGAACCTCTACCCGGCCCCCGGCGAAGAGCACCATACCCTGGCCCCGGTAGAGGTAGACCGGGGCTACAGGCTCACCTTCGGCTACACCGTGGACGACCTCGAAGTAGTAAAGGACTTCGCGTGA
- a CDS encoding VOC family protein — protein MISLRRIDHVSLRITGLEDASHRWCREFGLVERERDDHRVRLACDDEPFSLELLVGDAPGVEHVAYELRRSCTLEDARSHFEGLGVGYEERDGGLRVSDPEGNGVLVLPYREPESRWTPQARPARDQAVGHPRKLGHVNFLTAEISTGVEFYTQVLGMEVTDWLGSGGVWFNINGDHHVMALVDKGYSHFHHLAFDVVDVGQMRVALDHLGRHGRWLGWGPVRHGVGGNIASYVRIVEEECFVELYCDMEQLEAEREPRVWPDNRYSSNTWGPLPPRSYFRFDDAAVESERESLEMQGQSLPTEVI, from the coding sequence GTGATCTCACTCCGCCGCATAGATCACGTCAGCCTGCGCATCACCGGCCTCGAAGACGCTTCCCACCGCTGGTGCAGGGAGTTCGGGCTCGTCGAGCGCGAACGCGACGATCACCGCGTGCGGCTCGCCTGCGACGACGAGCCCTTCTCTCTGGAGCTCCTCGTGGGCGACGCCCCCGGAGTCGAGCACGTCGCCTACGAGCTGCGGCGCTCGTGCACCCTGGAGGACGCCCGGAGCCACTTCGAGGGGCTCGGGGTTGGATACGAGGAGCGTGACGGCGGGCTCCGGGTCTCGGACCCGGAGGGCAACGGCGTGCTCGTGCTGCCCTACCGGGAGCCGGAGTCACGCTGGACGCCGCAGGCGCGCCCGGCCCGGGATCAGGCCGTGGGACACCCCCGCAAGCTCGGGCACGTCAACTTTCTGACGGCGGAGATCTCCACCGGGGTCGAGTTCTATACGCAGGTTCTCGGCATGGAGGTTACCGACTGGCTCGGCAGCGGCGGCGTGTGGTTCAACATAAACGGTGACCATCACGTGATGGCTCTGGTGGACAAGGGCTACAGCCACTTCCACCATCTCGCCTTCGACGTCGTGGACGTCGGCCAGATGCGGGTCGCCCTGGACCATCTCGGGCGTCACGGAAGGTGGCTCGGCTGGGGCCCCGTGCGCCACGGCGTCGGCGGCAACATCGCCTCCTACGTGCGCATCGTCGAGGAGGAATGCTTCGTCGAGCTGTACTGTGACATGGAGCAGCTAGAGGCCGAGCGCGAGCCGCGAGTCTGGCCCGACAACCGCTACTCGTCCAATACCTGGGGTCCGCTACCGCCCCGCTCCTACTTCCGCTTCGACGACGCCGCGGTCGAGTCCGAGCGCGAGAGCCTGGAGATGCAAGGTCAATCGCTACCCACGGAGGTTATCTGA
- a CDS encoding cytochrome P450, with the protein MTDKTGVPETVPLEDIDLSDPDAFVERVPYEWFRTLRQEAPVCFNPEPDGPGFWAVTRYEDIREVHRHWDIYSSEVGGTSLEDLEPDQIEARKSMIDLDPPRHDEIRGLIKSRFAPRAVKEWENQVRRVTQEVLDLALPRGEFDFVEQISSEIPMQVFAEILGVPQEERRYIIELGDRILGGQDPEYAHTFEDDAHRLLPFSSPAAQEMFEFGRKIAEERRHDQRNDIITQLAFGGLTQREYDVNFVLLATAGNETTRHTITHGLLALLEHPEQLERLRQDPSLHSSAAEEMLRWATPVHHFRRTTTCDTELAGTEIPAGAKVTTWFTSGNYDETVFEDPGTFDIGREPSRHVGHMTFGPGGKHFCLGAHLARLEVRVAFEELLKRTVDLELAGPPERLRSNFFNGIKRLPVRVKA; encoded by the coding sequence ATGACAGACAAGACGGGTGTACCCGAGACCGTACCGCTGGAGGATATAGACCTCTCGGACCCCGACGCCTTCGTCGAGCGGGTCCCCTACGAGTGGTTCCGCACCTTACGCCAGGAGGCCCCGGTCTGCTTCAACCCCGAGCCAGACGGCCCCGGCTTCTGGGCCGTGACCCGCTACGAGGACATCCGCGAGGTTCACCGGCACTGGGACATCTACTCCAGTGAGGTCGGCGGGACCTCGCTAGAGGATCTCGAACCGGACCAGATCGAGGCCCGGAAGTCCATGATCGACCTGGACCCGCCGCGCCACGACGAGATCCGGGGGCTCATCAAGAGCCGCTTCGCCCCGCGGGCGGTGAAGGAGTGGGAGAATCAGGTCCGTAGGGTCACCCAGGAGGTACTGGACCTGGCGCTACCCAGGGGCGAGTTCGACTTTGTCGAGCAGATCTCCTCGGAGATCCCCATGCAGGTCTTTGCCGAGATCCTGGGCGTACCGCAAGAGGAGCGCCGCTACATTATCGAGCTTGGCGACCGAATTCTCGGCGGCCAGGACCCCGAGTACGCCCATACTTTTGAAGACGATGCGCATCGCCTCCTGCCTTTCTCCAGCCCGGCGGCGCAGGAGATGTTCGAGTTCGGGCGCAAGATCGCCGAGGAGCGTCGGCACGACCAGAGGAACGACATCATAACCCAGCTCGCGTTCGGGGGCCTCACCCAGCGGGAGTACGACGTGAACTTCGTGTTGCTGGCGACCGCCGGTAACGAGACCACCCGTCACACCATCACCCACGGGTTGCTCGCCCTGCTGGAGCATCCGGAGCAGCTCGAACGGTTGCGTCAGGACCCCTCGCTGCACTCGTCGGCCGCCGAGGAGATGTTGCGCTGGGCTACCCCGGTACACCACTTCCGGCGCACCACGACCTGTGACACGGAGCTTGCGGGCACGGAGATACCGGCCGGCGCCAAGGTCACGACCTGGTTCACCTCGGGCAACTACGACGAGACCGTCTTCGAGGACCCGGGCACCTTCGACATCGGCCGGGAGCCGAGCCGGCACGTGGGGCACATGACCTTCGGCCCCGGGGGCAAGCATTTCTGTCTGGGCGCCCACCTGGCGCGCCTGGAGGTTCGCGTGGCCTTCGAGGAGCTTCTCAAGCGCACCGTAGATTTGGAGCTTGCCGGTCCGCCCGAGCGCCTGCGCTCCAACTTCTTCAACGGTATCAAGCGGCTGCCCGTGCGGGTCAAAGCGTGA
- a CDS encoding glutamine synthetase family protein — translation MVQKEGITARYPEFSEHDVSSVRVLYADLHGVPRGKDVPVKEFERAIEHGLGFCSSVMGTDLRHTPVRGGEEGYPDLIAYPDLSTMTLVPWEPGLACCIADLYPVGDHPEPPNPRGAVRRAIAGFEELGLSPVVAPEMEFFLCRPDPESPNGMCRYVDNLSMVYTVGPQADPQGVVRRIAESLSDSGMGTFAAFHEFMNSQYEINLDHGEALTVSDRAFRLKAAVKDVAALNGLMATFMGKPFNDQGGSGFHVHFSLGREGDNAFADGEDENGVSEELRHFIAGILAHGTGLTAFLNPTINAYRRLVPDSLAPTNVNWGWDNRTSFVRVPPERGGATRVEVRVGDGSANPYLVVAAILFAGLHGVREKLPLGPPVGGDAYTLSEEQAGAPLPHTLEEALDALEADEVLREAMGTEIVDTFLTVKRFEAERHRTWVSDWEITEYLHHL, via the coding sequence GTGGTTCAAAAGGAAGGGATAACGGCACGTTACCCGGAGTTTTCGGAGCATGACGTGAGCTCCGTGCGCGTGCTCTACGCAGACCTGCACGGCGTGCCCCGCGGCAAGGACGTGCCGGTAAAGGAGTTCGAGCGCGCCATAGAGCACGGGCTGGGTTTCTGCTCGTCGGTCATGGGCACCGACCTGCGGCATACTCCCGTGCGGGGCGGGGAGGAAGGCTACCCAGATCTCATCGCGTACCCCGACCTCTCGACGATGACGCTCGTCCCCTGGGAGCCGGGCCTGGCATGCTGCATCGCCGACCTGTACCCGGTCGGGGACCATCCCGAGCCGCCCAACCCGCGTGGGGCGGTCAGACGGGCTATAGCAGGCTTCGAAGAGCTCGGCCTGTCGCCGGTCGTGGCGCCGGAGATGGAGTTCTTTTTGTGCAGGCCCGACCCGGAGTCGCCGAACGGGATGTGCCGCTACGTGGACAACCTGAGCATGGTGTACACGGTGGGGCCGCAGGCGGACCCGCAAGGGGTGGTGCGCCGGATCGCCGAGTCGCTATCCGACTCGGGCATGGGTACCTTCGCCGCTTTCCACGAGTTCATGAACTCGCAGTACGAGATCAACCTGGACCACGGCGAGGCTCTTACGGTCTCCGACCGCGCCTTCCGCCTCAAGGCGGCGGTAAAGGACGTCGCCGCGCTCAACGGCCTCATGGCCACCTTTATGGGCAAGCCGTTCAACGATCAGGGCGGCTCTGGCTTCCACGTCCATTTCTCTCTCGGGCGAGAAGGGGATAACGCTTTCGCCGACGGTGAAGACGAGAATGGCGTGTCGGAGGAGCTCCGCCATTTCATCGCCGGGATTCTGGCCCACGGTACGGGGCTGACGGCTTTCCTGAACCCGACTATCAACGCGTACCGGCGGCTCGTACCAGACTCTCTGGCGCCCACCAACGTCAACTGGGGCTGGGACAACCGCACGTCGTTCGTCCGGGTGCCGCCCGAGCGCGGCGGGGCCACGCGGGTCGAGGTCCGGGTGGGAGATGGTAGCGCAAACCCCTACCTCGTCGTCGCCGCAATACTGTTCGCCGGTCTGCACGGCGTACGCGAGAAGCTGCCGCTCGGCCCCCCGGTGGGCGGCGACGCCTACACCCTGAGCGAGGAGCAGGCCGGCGCGCCGCTGCCCCACACCCTGGAAGAGGCGTTGGACGCGCTAGAGGCGGACGAGGTGCTGCGGGAAGCGATGGGGACGGAGATAGTGGACACGTTCCTCACCGTCAAGCGCTTCGAGGCCGAGCGTCACCGCACGTGGGTCTCGGACTGGGAGATAACAGAGTACCTGCACCACCTGTAG
- a CDS encoding type 1 glutamine amidotransferase, which translates to MNTGKPVLIRQHGDITPPGILEDWLHERGIAFEVQLSYDESEAPDPTDYAFVASLGSACNPNDVHVPAVVREIELIRRAVDGEVPVLGLCFGGEVLSTVLGGRVERSPEPELGWCEIQTDDPSTVPAGPWLEWHYDSFTTPPDAAEIARTDTAVQAFRIGPHLGVQFHPESTVEIVSGWAGLDTERLAEMGIDDWRPLLEATHQRKQAARGDAFELFDAFASIVAAHRTGKSAGDAGGKE; encoded by the coding sequence GTGAACACGGGGAAGCCCGTTCTTATTCGCCAGCACGGTGACATAACGCCGCCGGGGATACTGGAGGACTGGCTGCACGAGCGCGGCATTGCTTTCGAGGTTCAGCTTTCCTACGACGAGAGCGAGGCGCCGGATCCCACCGACTATGCTTTCGTGGCGTCTCTCGGTTCGGCCTGTAACCCCAACGACGTACACGTGCCCGCGGTCGTAAGAGAGATAGAGCTAATCCGGCGGGCCGTGGATGGCGAGGTCCCGGTGCTCGGCCTGTGCTTTGGCGGGGAGGTGTTATCCACGGTGCTCGGCGGTCGCGTGGAGCGCTCGCCAGAGCCGGAGCTCGGATGGTGTGAGATCCAGACCGACGACCCGTCCACCGTTCCCGCCGGACCCTGGCTGGAGTGGCACTACGACAGCTTTACCACGCCCCCGGACGCGGCGGAGATCGCACGGACGGATACGGCCGTTCAGGCGTTCAGGATAGGTCCTCATCTCGGGGTCCAGTTCCACCCGGAGAGCACCGTGGAGATAGTCTCCGGCTGGGCGGGGCTAGACACCGAGCGTCTGGCGGAGATGGGGATCGATGACTGGCGGCCTCTCTTAGAAGCGACGCATCAGCGCAAACAAGCCGCCCGCGGCGACGCCTTCGAGCTTTTCGACGCCTTCGCTTCCATCGTGGCGGCGCACCGTACCGGGAAATCAGCCGGCGACGCCGGCGGAAAGGAGTAA
- a CDS encoding fumarylacetoacetate hydrolase family protein, whose amino-acid sequence MGFNEDMRAGRNVRVLYNAETVWGRVEGDEIVLESGERIPEGEARYLAPVEPTKIMAVHLTYRSRVEEYEANPPAEPSYFLKPLTALNGHREALRRPEGTRFLNYEGELAVVVGRHMRGVGVEDALSYVAGYTCANDVGLHDFRHADRGSMLRVKGQDGFLPLGPELVGADEFDPTSFTLRTYLNGEMVQEGGSDDLLFSVAYQLADVCRLITLEPGDVLLTGTPANSRPMEPGDTVEVEIDGIGRLSNTVEEWKVDLSEAGEQPQTSANTLHVALAVPEDEAEKMLER is encoded by the coding sequence ATGGGATTTAACGAGGATATGAGGGCGGGCCGCAACGTGCGCGTGCTCTATAACGCCGAAACCGTGTGGGGCCGTGTGGAAGGCGACGAGATAGTGCTGGAGTCGGGCGAGCGGATACCAGAGGGTGAGGCGCGGTATCTGGCGCCCGTGGAGCCGACCAAGATCATGGCCGTCCACCTTACCTACCGGAGCCGGGTAGAGGAGTACGAGGCAAACCCGCCGGCGGAACCCTCGTACTTTCTGAAGCCCCTGACGGCTCTCAACGGTCACCGCGAGGCTTTGAGGCGTCCGGAAGGGACCCGTTTTCTCAACTACGAGGGAGAGCTGGCCGTCGTGGTCGGCAGGCACATGCGGGGCGTCGGTGTAGAGGATGCTTTGTCATACGTGGCCGGGTACACCTGTGCCAACGACGTGGGGCTGCACGACTTCCGCCACGCGGATCGGGGTTCGATGCTCCGCGTGAAAGGGCAGGACGGTTTCCTCCCGCTCGGCCCCGAGCTGGTGGGCGCGGACGAGTTCGATCCCACCTCTTTCACCCTTAGGACGTATCTGAACGGTGAGATGGTCCAGGAGGGCGGGTCTGACGACCTGCTTTTCAGCGTCGCCTACCAGCTCGCGGACGTTTGCCGTCTCATAACCCTGGAGCCCGGAGACGTTCTCTTGACCGGCACGCCGGCAAACTCCCGGCCGATGGAGCCCGGCGACACCGTAGAGGTAGAGATAGACGGGATAGGCCGCTTGTCCAATACCGTGGAGGAGTGGAAGGTTGACCTCTCGGAGGCCGGCGAGCAGCCGCAGACCTCGGCCAACACGCTGCATGTTGCGCTGGCCGTCCCCGAGGACGAGGCCGAAAAGATGCTGGAAAGGTAG
- a CDS encoding GntR family transcriptional regulator: MVDLAYGRIRAVVLSGELAPGTKLRQVELAERLGISRTPVREALLRLSAEGLVEPLANRGFRVADLGIDAVLRRLEVRAILEPRIAGLAAERRTERDLENLDAAIVREEQATNGIAAHDASREFHVELARAAHNDELLRVLESLWLVEVGRRLLSRRWVVSEWPAEDIEDHRVIMEAVADQKVEEAARLVAEHVSGAVDHWDSDLYVSETSPGPPDVTDGAH; the protein is encoded by the coding sequence GTGGTGGATCTTGCTTACGGGCGCATCCGGGCCGTGGTTCTTAGCGGCGAGTTGGCTCCGGGCACTAAGCTCAGGCAGGTGGAGCTTGCCGAGCGGTTGGGGATCTCGCGGACTCCGGTACGGGAGGCGCTCCTCCGGCTATCTGCCGAAGGGCTGGTAGAGCCACTTGCAAACCGGGGGTTTCGTGTCGCGGATCTAGGCATAGATGCGGTGCTGCGACGTCTGGAGGTCAGAGCCATTCTGGAGCCGCGCATAGCGGGGCTCGCCGCCGAGCGCAGGACCGAGCGTGATCTGGAAAATCTTGACGCAGCCATCGTACGTGAGGAGCAGGCTACCAACGGGATAGCCGCGCACGATGCGAGTCGTGAGTTCCACGTCGAGCTTGCACGAGCTGCCCACAACGACGAACTGCTCCGGGTCCTGGAGTCCCTTTGGTTAGTGGAGGTCGGACGTCGGTTGCTTTCGCGACGCTGGGTGGTCTCTGAGTGGCCCGCCGAGGACATAGAAGACCACCGTGTGATCATGGAGGCCGTGGCAGATCAGAAGGTCGAAGAGGCGGCACGCCTTGTAGCTGAGCATGTCAGTGGCGCCGTGGATCACTGGGATTCTGATCTCTACGTGAGCGAGACATCTCCTGGCCCACCGGACGTCACAGACGGTGCTCACTAG